In one window of Thermodesulfobacteriota bacterium DNA:
- a CDS encoding zinc-ribbon domain-containing protein: protein MEISCPGCQKRFLVPDEKLPANTKVVLTCPDCKGKIPIDTRGKSEEPGPLPDTDQDVAIEFFEEGTKTGLVCVPDESMKEGVVRVLEEFDYKTSAADDLRTFYAKVRYNHYGVIVVSEKSAEGGTGNNPILRYLERLPISVRRNIFLFLISAQHRTLDTLMAFSLSVDAIINEKDLGEMREILQKSLSQHEHFYKVFKDCLRAEGRI, encoded by the coding sequence ATGGAAATCTCATGCCCTGGATGTCAGAAGCGCTTTCTTGTTCCGGATGAAAAGTTACCGGCGAACACCAAAGTCGTCCTTACCTGCCCGGATTGCAAAGGTAAGATTCCTATAGATACGAGGGGAAAAAGTGAAGAGCCCGGCCCTTTGCCGGATACCGATCAGGATGTCGCCATTGAATTCTTCGAAGAAGGGACGAAGACAGGGCTGGTTTGTGTGCCGGATGAGTCTATGAAGGAGGGCGTTGTTCGTGTCCTGGAGGAGTTTGACTACAAAACGAGTGCGGCCGATGACCTGCGGACCTTTTATGCCAAGGTACGTTATAATCATTATGGCGTGATAGTCGTAAGTGAAAAATCCGCGGAAGGAGGGACGGGAAACAATCCCATTTTAAGGTATCTGGAGCGCCTGCCTATATCTGTACGGCGCAATATCTTTTTATTTCTCATTTCCGCTCAGCACAGGACACTGGATACGTTAATGGCCTTCTCCCTCTCTGTAGATGCCATTATCAATGAAAAGGACCTGGGCGAAATGCGGGAGATTTTGCAAAAGTCGCTGTCCCAGCATGAGCATTTCTACAAGGTATTTAAGGATTGCCTGAGGGCTGAAGGCCGGATTTAA
- a CDS encoding putative metallopeptidase, with protein sequence MIQYELAEDIGASIKGIIHKLQMTHVDESRLVCIRSKYSNSKRVIARCHGLSRIMQLALNQRPHYVIEVISERFDKLSKEEQIKVLIHELMHIPHSFGGGFRVHKPYVTQKKVERMYRKFVRVG encoded by the coding sequence ATGATTCAGTACGAATTGGCCGAGGACATTGGTGCATCAATAAAAGGCATTATTCATAAACTACAAATGACCCATGTGGATGAATCCAGGCTGGTTTGTATAAGGAGCAAATACTCTAACAGCAAGAGGGTAATTGCCCGCTGCCACGGTCTTTCCAGAATCATGCAATTAGCCCTCAACCAGAGGCCTCATTATGTTATCGAGGTTATTTCTGAAAGGTTTGATAAGCTCAGCAAAGAAGAGCAGATTAAGGTTCTTATCCACGAACTCATGCATATTCCTCATTCCTTTGGAGGCGGGTTCAGAGTCCACAAGCCGTATGTGACTCAGAAGAAGGTTGAGAGGATGTACAGAAAGTTTGTACGGGTCGGATAA